The Nocardioides pantholopis genome window below encodes:
- a CDS encoding glycoside hydrolase family 65 protein, producing MNRRTHLRRPLNSGRFPIDPWRLVETSYDPEDLGTTETLFSVGNGYLGFRGNPEEGRNAYAHGTFINGFHETWPIRHAEAAFGFARTGQTIVNAPDSKLMKLYVDDEPLILGSADLEDYERSLDFRDGVLRRRLVWRTPSGNRVLVESSRMVSMAQRHLAVLSLEVTPLDADVPIVISSQLLNRQDGEDEYHVPHAAMGEGTDPRKAAMFDERVLLPRLSYVRDDRMLLGYQCARSQMTIAVAADHRIDTADEVETVVRGDEDQAKLILRVEAGQGRTVRLDKMVAYHTSRGVPVRELADRCDRTLDRARRHTPEHYRAEQREWYDRFWATSDVEVDAGAGIQQAIRFNLFSLAQASARADRQGVPAKGVTGSGYEGHYFWDSEIYVAPFLTYTQPNVARNLMHFRTRMLPAARTRAREMAQTGALFPWRTINGEEASAYYAAGSAQMHINADIAYALVQYVGATNDLGFMLRDGADLLVETARMWAELGFWRSNGTPSFHIHGVTGPDEYTTVVNNNLFTNVMARYNLERAALVVERIRERYPEAYERLVSRVDLHPEEVEQWRRCAAGMAIPFDAGLGIHPQDDFFLDREVWDLSRTPQELRPLMLHYHPLVIYRFQVLKQADVVLAMFLQGDRFSLDQKRANFEYYDPITTGDSTLSAVVQSIVAAEVGYHEVAMDYFHDALYVDLGDLHGNTVDGLHIASAGGVWSALVFGFAGLGDRNGRLRFDPRLPDGWGAIRFSLAWRGSRMRVELDQESITFTVTEANEPEVRVRVRGERYSVTLDSPVRVPLEGQGPRIDGLLGDRPQTGGRRADGTRITAGVPEPIVLAEDAAAIDHETPPEPEPQPETPELGPHDPGS from the coding sequence GTGAACCGCCGCACCCACCTGCGCCGCCCGCTGAACAGCGGCCGCTTCCCCATCGACCCGTGGCGGCTCGTCGAGACCTCCTACGACCCCGAGGACCTCGGCACGACCGAGACGCTCTTCAGCGTCGGCAACGGCTACCTCGGCTTCCGCGGCAATCCCGAGGAGGGCCGCAACGCCTACGCGCACGGCACCTTCATCAACGGCTTCCACGAGACCTGGCCGATCCGGCACGCCGAGGCGGCCTTCGGGTTCGCCCGCACCGGCCAGACCATCGTCAACGCCCCGGACTCCAAGCTGATGAAGCTCTACGTCGACGACGAGCCGCTGATCCTCGGCTCCGCCGACCTCGAGGACTACGAGCGCAGCCTGGACTTCCGCGACGGCGTGCTGCGCCGCCGCCTGGTGTGGCGCACGCCGTCGGGCAACCGGGTGCTGGTCGAGTCCAGCCGGATGGTCTCGATGGCCCAGCGTCACCTCGCGGTGCTCAGCCTCGAGGTGACCCCGTTGGACGCCGACGTGCCGATCGTCATCTCCTCGCAGCTGCTGAACCGGCAGGACGGCGAGGACGAGTACCACGTGCCGCACGCCGCGATGGGCGAGGGAACCGACCCGCGCAAGGCGGCGATGTTCGACGAACGGGTGCTGCTCCCCCGGCTCTCCTACGTCCGCGACGACCGGATGCTGCTGGGCTACCAGTGCGCCCGGTCGCAGATGACGATCGCCGTCGCCGCCGACCACCGCATCGACACCGCCGACGAGGTCGAGACGGTCGTGCGCGGCGACGAGGACCAGGCCAAGCTGATCCTCCGCGTCGAGGCCGGGCAGGGCCGGACGGTGCGGCTGGACAAGATGGTGGCCTACCACACCTCGCGCGGGGTCCCGGTCCGCGAGCTCGCCGACCGCTGCGACCGGACCCTGGACCGGGCCCGGCGGCACACGCCGGAGCACTACCGTGCCGAGCAGCGGGAGTGGTACGACCGGTTCTGGGCCACCAGCGACGTCGAGGTCGACGCCGGCGCCGGGATCCAGCAGGCGATCCGCTTCAACCTGTTCTCGCTGGCCCAGGCCAGCGCGCGGGCGGACCGCCAGGGCGTGCCGGCCAAGGGGGTCACCGGGTCGGGCTACGAGGGCCACTACTTCTGGGACTCCGAGATCTACGTGGCGCCGTTCCTGACCTACACCCAGCCCAACGTGGCCCGCAACCTGATGCACTTCCGGACCCGGATGCTGCCGGCGGCCCGCACCCGGGCCCGCGAGATGGCCCAGACCGGGGCGCTCTTCCCGTGGCGCACGATCAACGGCGAGGAGGCCTCGGCGTACTACGCGGCGGGCAGCGCCCAGATGCACATCAACGCCGACATCGCCTACGCGCTGGTCCAGTACGTCGGGGCGACGAACGACCTGGGCTTCATGCTGCGCGACGGGGCCGACCTGCTGGTCGAGACCGCGCGGATGTGGGCCGAGCTGGGCTTCTGGCGCAGCAACGGCACGCCGTCCTTCCACATCCACGGGGTCACCGGGCCCGACGAGTACACGACTGTCGTCAACAACAACCTGTTCACGAACGTGATGGCCCGCTACAACCTCGAGCGGGCGGCCCTCGTCGTGGAGCGCATCCGGGAGCGCTACCCGGAGGCGTACGAACGGCTGGTGAGCCGGGTCGACCTGCACCCCGAGGAGGTCGAGCAGTGGCGCCGCTGCGCGGCCGGGATGGCGATCCCGTTCGACGCGGGACTGGGCATCCACCCCCAGGACGACTTCTTCCTGGACCGGGAGGTCTGGGACCTCTCCCGGACCCCCCAGGAGCTGCGTCCGCTGATGCTGCACTACCACCCGCTGGTGATCTACCGGTTCCAGGTGCTCAAGCAGGCCGACGTGGTGCTGGCGATGTTCCTGCAGGGCGACCGGTTCTCGCTGGACCAGAAACGGGCCAACTTCGAGTACTACGACCCGATCACGACCGGTGACTCCACGCTCTCCGCGGTGGTGCAGTCGATCGTGGCGGCGGAGGTCGGCTACCACGAGGTCGCCATGGACTACTTCCACGACGCCCTCTACGTCGACCTCGGGGACCTGCACGGCAACACCGTCGACGGCCTGCACATCGCCTCGGCCGGCGGCGTCTGGAGCGCCCTGGTCTTCGGGTTCGCCGGCCTGGGCGACCGCAACGGCCGGCTGCGCTTCGACCCGCGCCTGCCCGACGGGTGGGGCGCCATCCGCTTCTCCCTGGCCTGGCGCGGGTCCCGGATGCGGGTCGAGCTGGACCAGGAGTCGATCACGTTCACGGTCACCGAGGCGAACGAGCCGGAGGTGCGGGTCCGGGTGCGCGGCGAGCGCTACTCGGTCACCCTCGACAGCCCGGTCCGGGTCCCGCTGGAGGGCCAGGGGCCGCGCATCGACGGCCTGCTCGGCGACCGCCCGCAGACCGGCGGCCGGCGCGCCGACGGGACCCGGATCACCGCCGGGGTGCCGGAGCCGATCGTGCTCGCCGAGGATGCCGCGGCCATCGACCACGAGACGCCCCCGGAGCCCGAGCCGCAGCCCGAGACCCCCGAGCTCGGCCCGCACGACCCCGGCTCCTGA
- a CDS encoding HAD family hydrolase, with protein MQTGADLVDWTAYRAALFDLDGVVTPTAEVHMRAWAEMFNAFLTHDAPVLAPTADLTPYTDADYFAHVDGKPRYDGVRDFLASRGIVLPEGSSDDPAEETTVRGLGNRKNEAFNAVLERDGVTAFPGSVLLLDHLRSLGMPLAVVSSSANAPAVLRAAGLADRFATVVDGRVAGELGLPGKPAPDTFTHAAQALGASAPKSVVLEDAVSGVRAGAAGGFGLVIGVDRGAGVEVLREAGAGVVVADLAELVPGRSS; from the coding sequence ATGCAGACCGGAGCTGACCTGGTGGACTGGACCGCCTACCGTGCCGCCCTCTTCGACCTCGACGGCGTCGTGACGCCGACCGCGGAGGTCCACATGCGGGCGTGGGCGGAGATGTTCAACGCGTTCCTGACCCACGACGCGCCGGTGCTGGCGCCGACGGCCGACCTGACGCCGTACACCGACGCCGACTACTTCGCCCACGTGGACGGCAAGCCGCGCTACGACGGGGTCCGCGACTTCCTCGCCTCCCGCGGCATCGTGCTGCCCGAGGGAAGCAGCGACGACCCGGCCGAGGAGACCACCGTCCGGGGCCTGGGCAACCGCAAGAACGAGGCCTTCAACGCCGTCCTCGAGCGGGACGGCGTCACGGCGTTCCCGGGCTCGGTGCTGCTCCTGGACCACCTGCGGAGCCTGGGGATGCCGCTGGCCGTCGTCTCGTCCTCGGCCAACGCCCCGGCGGTGCTGCGCGCCGCGGGGCTCGCCGACCGGTTCGCGACGGTCGTCGACGGCCGGGTGGCCGGGGAGCTCGGACTGCCGGGCAAGCCGGCGCCGGACACCTTCACCCACGCCGCGCAGGCTCTCGGTGCGAGCGCCCCCAAGAGCGTGGTCCTCGAGGACGCGGTCTCCGGGGTCCGGGCCGGCGCCGCTGGCGGCTTCGGCCTGGTGATCGGCGTGGACCGGGGCGCCGGTGTCGAGGTGCTGCGCGAGGCCGGTGCCGGCGTCGTCGTCGCCGACCTGGCCGAGCTGGTGCCCGGGAGGTCGTCGTGA